From the SAR324 cluster bacterium genome, the window TCGTCGGTACCTACCCGGTAGTGAACTCAACTTGCTTCCGTTGTCAGAAGGAGGTTCCATCTTGGCAGCCATTTGCTATGAAATCGGATTTGAATCAATACTCAAGCAGGCCTTAGAATCTAGGGTTCGTGTTGTATGGAATCCCGTCAATGATGGCTGGTTTACGTCCTCGATAGCGGCTTGGCACAGAACTCTTGCTCAATTCAGCAGTGTAGGAATCGGGTTGCCACTAATTCGGGTAAGTAACTCTGGCTACACTGCGATAACTGATGCCAGGGGAGTTTTGCTGCAGACCGGAGAATGGGACCAATCAGTTGCCAAAACTGTAAAAGTTCCAGTCCCTGAGCAAGCGGGACCATGGCTACACATTGCCGAAATTGTTCGCTGGGTTCTGCTTGGCTGGGTACTACTTGACGTTGGACTAGGGTTACTCCTGAGACGCAGTCAAGAAGACTGACCCAATACATTTTCATTGATTCATTTCTTGAAGAATCTCAGTATTTTTTTTAGATTTTCAGATTAGTATTAATTCATTACTTTGGATTTTGGTCTCGTTTCATTGACCTTCAGAAATTAAGCACCAATAGCCAAATTGATGCATCATCATCACGATCCTCCTTCATACTGAGGTAGCCTTGAATTGGAAGAATAACCCTGTAGAGAAAATTAAAGACTGGGAGTCAGAATTAGCTGACAACCATCAAAATTTCATCAAAGCCAGCCTCAGATTGGATCTGACTCGTGGAAAACCTGCGATTAACCAGCTAGCTCTGGCAGATGGGCTTGATGGAATCTTGCAGGGTAACTACTTGGCCTCTGATGGGACCGATACCCGCAATTACGGAGGGCTAAAAGGTTTGCCCGAAGCACAAAATTTGGGTGCAGAATGGCTTGGCTTACCCCAAGAAGAAGTCATCGTGAGTGGCAATAGTTCCCTTTCGCTAATATACCAAGTGCTGCATGTTGGGGCTCACTACGGTTTTGGTACCACCCCTTGGCTGCAGCAATCCACCCCTCCAGAATTCTTGGCGATTGTCCCAGGATATGACCGACATTTTGCGATCTGTCAGAAGTTGGGAATCAGGATGGTGAACGTCCCAATGAAAGCGGACGGACCAGATATGGAGATGGTTGAAACCCAGGTGAGGCGCCCTCAAGTCAAAGGGCTATGGTGTGTTCCAAAATATTCGAATCCAACCGGGAATATCTACAGCGCCGAAGTTGTAGACCGAATCGCACGCTTAGGGAATCAGGCAGCGTCAGATTTTCGGATCATGTGGGACAACGCTTACGCAGTACATGATCATTATGAAGATGCCCCCGAGCTAACAAACCTAATGGAGCTTTGTCGACTTCATGGCACACAGGACAGTGTCATTCTATTCGGTTCTACTTCAAAAGTCACTTTGGCTGGTGCAGGGATTTCTTTTCTTGGTGGATCGAAAGCCAACATTGAACATTTCCTCGAACAGATGGTCTTTTGGACGATCGGACCTGACAAGGTGAATCAATTGCGACATGCTCGGTTGTTACCAGACCTTGCTGCAACCAAGAAGCACATGCAGCAGCACGCTGAAATTACACGACCCAAGTTTGAATTAGTCCTAAAAAAACTAGAAGAATCTTTTAAAGATCAGGAGATGGGTAGCTGGATCAGCCCGGGAGGAGGTTATTTTGTTTCCTTTGACTCGCTCCCAGGCCATGCTAAGCAAATTGTCAGACTTGCGGGTGAGGCTGGAGTAAAAATGACCCCAGCCGGCTCGACTTTTCCGTATGGGATCGATCCTGAAGATAAAAACATCCGACTTTCACCGACATTTCCGCCAATTGAGGATCTATCGAAGGCGATGGATGTCTTTGTTAACTGTGTTCAGTTGGCAACCATTAGAAAGCACCTCGGAGAGTCATAGATTTTAGGAATTCCCATCAATTCCCCGAAAGATTGCTAAAAAATAACGGATTTGTTTAGATGGATTGGCCAAGTTGACCATCAACCTGGTTTATATTCTCGATTGGCCTCTGGATCTTCCATTAAGAAATTCAGATTCTCTATTTCTGCCCACAGACTATCTGGCAATTCAACATTCGCCCAGTCAATTGTCTGCTGAACTCTGGATGGCTTGGTGACACCAGCAACTGTTGAAGTTATTCTGGGATCTCTCGTAGAAAACTGTAAAGCAAGGGCACCTGGTGGAACTTGGTATCTTGAGCAGATTGCCTCGATGGCCTTAACCGGTTCTAAAGACTCTGTTGTAGCATCTTGGTAGGCAATTCTCGGCATTACAGAGCTACCTTTAGCAAGAATTCCTGAAGCATATGGCGCTGCATTCAGAATAGCAATGCCTCTTTCATGAGCTTTTGTGAATACCCTGTCAGCCGATTTATTAATGATATTCCATCGGTTGTGATTCATCAGTGCATCGAAGGGCCAGTCCCACAGAATAGATTCCATCACATCTATTCTACCCATCGCCAACCCT encodes:
- a CDS encoding aminotransferase class I/II-fold pyridoxal phosphate-dependent enzyme, whose product is MNWKNNPVEKIKDWESELADNHQNFIKASLRLDLTRGKPAINQLALADGLDGILQGNYLASDGTDTRNYGGLKGLPEAQNLGAEWLGLPQEEVIVSGNSSLSLIYQVLHVGAHYGFGTTPWLQQSTPPEFLAIVPGYDRHFAICQKLGIRMVNVPMKADGPDMEMVETQVRRPQVKGLWCVPKYSNPTGNIYSAEVVDRIARLGNQAASDFRIMWDNAYAVHDHYEDAPELTNLMELCRLHGTQDSVILFGSTSKVTLAGAGISFLGGSKANIEHFLEQMVFWTIGPDKVNQLRHARLLPDLAATKKHMQQHAEITRPKFELVLKKLEESFKDQEMGSWISPGGGYFVSFDSLPGHAKQIVRLAGEAGVKMTPAGSTFPYGIDPEDKNIRLSPTFPPIEDLSKAMDVFVNCVQLATIRKHLGES
- a CDS encoding nitrilase-related carbon-nitrogen hydrolase, translated to RRYLPGSELNLLPLSEGGSILAAICYEIGFESILKQALESRVRVVWNPVNDGWFTSSIAAWHRTLAQFSSVGIGLPLIRVSNSGYTAITDARGVLLQTGEWDQSVAKTVKVPVPEQAGPWLHIAEIVRWVLLGWVLLDVGLGLLLRRSQED
- a CDS encoding aldo/keto reductase is translated as GLAMGRIDVMESILWDWPFDALMNHNRWNIINKSADRVFTKAHERGIAILNAAPYASGILAKGSSVMPRIAYQDATTESLEPVKAIEAICSRYQVPPGALALQFSTRDPRITSTVAGVTKPSRVQQTIDWANVELPDSLWAEIENLNFLMEDPEANREYKPG